Proteins from one Ranitomeya variabilis isolate aRanVar5 chromosome 1, aRanVar5.hap1, whole genome shotgun sequence genomic window:
- the PCDH18 gene encoding protocadherin-18 translates to MDRCWDLRRSWIGRNMSCVLFCALSMVIIMKPYVIMGKNLKYSIYEEQMVGSVVARLAEDVADVLAKLPNPALVRFKAMQQGKTPLLLVKEDNGEISIGAKIDREQLCQKNLNCSIEFDVITLPTQHLQLFHVEVEVLDINDNAPHFSRSLIPIEISESAAVGTRIPLDSAFDPDVGENSLHTYSLSENEYFKIEVKTRTDGAKYAELIVVRELDREHQSSYELQLTASDMGVPQRYGSAILKITISDSNDNSPIFEKKSYVIKLPENAPVGTLLIDLNATDPDEGANGKVVYSFNSNVSPKITETFRMDPEKGQLTLIKQVDYETTKSYEIDVQAQDMGPNSIPGHCKIIINVIDVNDNKPEININLMSSGKEIAYISESAPLDTFVALVRVQDKDSGLNGEIICKLHGHGQFKLQKTYENNYLILTNASLDREKRSEYSLTVIAEDRGLPSLSTVKHFAVQISDENDNPPRFQTSRYEIVIVENNLPGAHITSVRATDPDQAENGQVTYIIPESYIQGSSITTYVTIDPSNGAIYALRAFDHEEVNQIVFTVQARDSGVPQLVTNATIVLTVVDENDNYPVIVAPALHNNTAKISVPRDAESGYLITKIKAMDRDSGLNSELACSIIAGNEYDVFLIDPKSCEIYTNMSMETFPIQEWDLLVLVHDKGTPPRSTKALLKCHILETSDAAGSTEATYVNQASKDVSMIIIISLGAICAVLLVIMVIFATRCNREKKDNRSYNCRVAESTYQHHPKRPSRQIHKGDITLVPTMNGTLPIRSHHRSSPSPSPTLERGQMSSRQSHHSRQSLNSLMTISSNHVPDSFSLELTHATPAVEVSQLLSMLHQGQYQPRPSFRGNKYSRSYRYALQDMDKFSLKDSGRGDSEAGDSDYDLGRDSPIDRLLGEGFSELFLTDGHRMPPVMRYCTEECRVLGHSDQCWMPPLPSPSADYRNNMFIPGEEVQSLQQTQQQSQQQTQQQTPLIEDDMLPVDQNEKKKSFSTFGKESQDEEAAEACTSSLLTEMSSVFQRLLPPSMDSYTECSDVDRSNSLERRKGQVSTKTVSYPQGVAAWAANTHFQNPNNVGGPSVGVHSSAQPSSKWLPAMEEIPENYEEDDFDNVLNHLNDGKHELMDASELVAEINKLLQDVRQN, encoded by the exons ATGGATCGCTGCTGGGACCTGAGGAGATCGTGGATCGGTAGGAACATGAGCTGTGTGTTATTCTGTGCATTGTCTATGGTCATCATCATGAAGCCATATGTCATCATGGGGAAGAATTTAAAGTACAGTATATACGAGGAGCAGATGGTGGGCTCGGTGGTGGCCAGGCTGGCCGAGGACGTGGCCGATGTGCTGGCCAAGTTACCTAACCCTGCCCTGGTGCGGTTTAAAGCCATGCAGCAGGGGAAGACCCCTCTACTCCTAGTCAAGGAGGACAACGGGGAGATCAGTATCGGGGCTAAGATCGATCGGGAGCAGCTGTGCCAGAAGAACTTAAATTGCTCCATCGAGTTTGATGTGATCACTCTGCCGACACAACATCTGCAGCTCTTCCATGTGGAGGTGGAGGTGCTGGACATCAATGATAATGCCCCCCATTTCTCCAGATCCCTCATCCCTATTGAGATATCAGAGAGTGCAGCTGTGGGCACCAGGATCCCCCTGGACAGCGCCTTTGACCCTGATGTCGGAGAAAATTCCCTTCATACCTATTCCCTCTCTGAGAATGAATATTTTAAGATCGAGGTCAAGACCAGGACTGATGGCGCCAAGTATGCAGAACTTATTGTAGTCAGGGAGCTGGACAGGGAGCACCAGTCTAGCTATGAGCTCCAGCTCACTGCCTCTGACATGGGGGTCCCTCAGAGATATGGCTCAGCCATCCTGAAAATCACCATTTCTGATTCCAATGACAACAGCCCAATCTTTGAAAAGAAGTCTTATGTCATCAAGCTCCCTGAAAATGCACCAGTTGGCACTTTACTAATAGACCTCAACGCCACCGACCCCGACGAGGGGGCAAATGGAAAGGTGGTGTACTCATTTAACAGCAACGTTTCCCCAAAAATTACTGAAACTTTCCGAATGGATCCTGAGAAAGGTCAGCTGACCCTAATAAAGCAAGTGGACTACGAGACTACAAAATCCTATGAGATTGATGTTCAGGCCCAGGATATGGGACCCAATTCCATCCCTGGACACTGCAAGATTATTATCAATGTTATTGATGTGAATGATAACAAACCGGAGATCAATATCAATCTGATGTCTTCAGGTAAAGAGATTGCTTATATTTCAGAAAGTGCTCCTCTGGATACATTTGTGGCCTTGGTGAGAGTGCAGGATAAAGATTCAGGACTGAATGGAGAAATCATTTGTAAGCTCCATGGACATGGACAATTCAAGCTGCAGAAAACATATGAAAACAATTATTTAATACTGACCAATGCCTCACTTGATAGAGAAAAGAGGTCGGAGTATAGCTTGACAGTAATAGCCGAGGACAGGGGGCTGCCGAGCCTCTCCACAGTCAAGCACTTTGCAGTGCAGATAAGTGATGAGAATGACAACCCACCACGGTTCCAGACCAGCAGATATGAGATCGTTATTGTGGAAAACAATTTACCTGGCGCACATATAACATCTGTGAGGGCAACTGATCCAGATCAAGCCGAAAATGGTCAAGTGACATACATTATTCCTGAAAGCTACATTCAGGGTAGCTCTATTACGACCTATGTGACTATTGACCCCTCCAATGGTGCCATATATGCATTAAGGGCATTTGACCATGAAGAAGTCAATCAGATTGTTTTCACCGTGCAGGCCAGGGACAGTGGAGTTCCACAGTTGGTCACAAATGCCACAATAGTTCTCACGGTTGTAGATGAAAATGATAATTATCCAGTGATTGTGGCCCCTGCTCTTCACAATAACACTGCAAAGATTTCAGTCCCCAGGGATGCGGAGAGTGGTTACTTAATTACCAAAATTAAGGCTATGGACAGAGACTCTGGTCTGAACTCTGAACTTGCTTGTTCCATCATTGCAGGAAATGAATATGATGTTTTCCTTATTGACCCCAAATCTTGTGAAATTTACACTAATATGAGCATGGAGACTTTTCCGATCCAGGAATGGGACCTTTTAGTTTTAGTCCACGACAAAGGGACTCCTCCACGTTCTACTAAAGCACTTCTCAAATGTCATATCCTTGAAACTTCTGATGCTGCTGGCAGTACAGAGGCCACTTACGTTAACCAGGCCTCTAAGGATGTgtctatgattattattatttcccTGGGAGCTATTTGTGCAGTTCTTTTAGTCATCATGGTTATTTTTGCAACAAGGTGTAACAGAGAAAAGAAGGACAACAGATCCTACAACTGCAGGGTGGCAGAGTCAACGTACCAGCATCATCCAAAGCGGCCTTCAAGACAAATTCACAAAGGGGACATTACACTAGTGCCTACTATGAATGGGACCCTTCCTATCAGATCCCACCACAGGTCTTCACCATCACCATCCCCTACCTTGGAACGTGGCCAGATGAGCAGTAGGCAAAGTCACCATAGTCGCCAGTCACTCAACAGCCTAATGACAATTTCATCTAATCATGTACCGGATTCTTTTTCTCTGGAACTGACCCATGCTACGCCTGCGGTAGAG GTATCCCAGTTGCTCTCCATGCTTCACCAGGGACAGTACCAGCCCAGACCAAGCTTTCGAGGAAACAAATATTCGAGAAGCTACAG GTATGCCCTCCAAGACATGGATAAATTTAGTCTGAAAGACAGTGGTCGTGGGGATAGTGAAGCTGGAGACAGTGATTATGACTTGGGCAGAGATTCTCCAATTGACAGACTTCTGGGAGAAGGCTTCAGCGAACTTTTCCTTACCGATGGCCACAGAATGCCTCCAG TTATGAGATACTGCACAGAAGAATGCCGGGTTCTAGGGCACTCAGATCAGTGTTGGATGCCACCTCTTCCCTCTCCATCTGCAGACTACAGGAATAACATGTTCATCCCTGGTGAAGAAGTCCAATCTCTCCAGCAGACCCAGCAACAAAGCCAGCAGCAGACACAACAACAGACTCCTCTTATCGAGGATGATATGCTTCCTGTTGatcagaatgagaaaaaaaaaagtttttctacgtttggcaaggagtctcaggacgagGAAGCAGCTGAGGCCTGCACATCTTCGCTCCTCACTGAAATGAGCAGTGTTTTTCAACGCCTGCTACCTCCATCTATGGACAGCTACACTGAATGCAGTGACGTTGATCGCTCAAACTCTTTAGAGAGACGGAAAGGCCAAGTGTCTACTAAGACAGTAAGTTACCCCCAAGGGGTTGCTGCATGGGCAGCAAACACACATTTTCAAAATCCCAACAATGTTGGTGGACCTTCTGTAGGAGTCCATTCTAGCGCACAACCATCTTCTAAATGGTTGCCAGCCATGGAGGAAATCCCAGAGAACTATGAAGAAGATGACTTTGATAATGTTCTTAATCATCTTAACGATGGTAAACATGAACTTATGGATGCGAGTGAACTTGTGGCTGAAATTAATAAACTGCTTCAAGACGTGAGGCAAAATTAG